In Edaphobacter bradus, the following are encoded in one genomic region:
- a CDS encoding DUF721 domain-containing protein, translating into MEGLRDILRSTLGQSLRAMSDEDRIAAAWTVACGRALAERGTVVGFVDGVVHVEVADAAWMRQMVSMRSHLEAEVRRIAGAKVAGIHFEEKKFGAVVRKRKDSNERTGRRNPR; encoded by the coding sequence ATGGAAGGGCTGCGGGACATTCTGAGGAGCACCCTGGGGCAGAGTCTGCGGGCGATGAGCGATGAAGACCGCATCGCGGCAGCCTGGACGGTGGCGTGCGGGCGCGCTCTTGCGGAACGGGGAACCGTCGTGGGATTTGTGGATGGCGTGGTCCACGTCGAGGTCGCAGACGCTGCGTGGATGCGGCAGATGGTGAGTATGCGGTCGCATCTGGAGGCGGAGGTCCGCAGGATCGCTGGGGCGAAGGTCGCCGGGATACACTTTGAGGAGAAGAAGTTTGGAGCAGTAGTCCGAAAGAGGAAAGACAGCAATGAGCGAACAGGCCGGCGTAACCCTCGATGA
- the gatA gene encoding Asp-tRNA(Asn)/Glu-tRNA(Gln) amidotransferase subunit GatA, which produces MNSGLAGLTIDSIRAAVAAGETTATSLAELHYAQIAEKDSAINSYLSLSRERALAQASRIDEMAARGQGLPPLAGVPVGIKDVLAMQGAPATAGSLILKGYRPPYDATAVSRLEAAGAVLLGKLNCDEFAMGSSNENSAYGPVRNPRSTDRVPGGSSGGSAAAVAANLAVASLGTDTGGSIRQPAAFCGVVGVLPTYGRVSRYGLIAFASSLDRVGPLTKNVKDAATVLQVLAGQDHLDATSSERPVGNYVAGLEKPVEGLKIGVPEEYFGEGLDPEIRAAIEKVLDGLKDEKCIAKPVSLPHTKYAIPTYYVIATAEASANLSRFDGVRFGLRDGDAKALADMYRKTRDAGFGAEVKRRILLGTYSLSAGYYDAYYKKAQQVRTLLTRDFLAAFADVDVLVAPVTPTPAFRLGEKTDDPVKMYLEDIYSVAASLAGLCGVSVPCGETRDGLPIGVQILGKHFDEETMLRVAQAVETEQGRQAGMASD; this is translated from the coding sequence ATGAATTCAGGTCTTGCTGGTTTGACGATTGATAGCATTCGCGCCGCAGTGGCGGCAGGCGAGACGACGGCAACGAGCCTTGCAGAGCTGCACTACGCGCAGATTGCTGAGAAGGACAGTGCGATCAATAGCTACCTCTCCCTGAGCCGGGAGCGGGCTCTGGCGCAGGCGTCGAGGATCGACGAGATGGCGGCCAGGGGACAAGGGCTGCCTCCGCTGGCTGGTGTTCCGGTGGGGATCAAGGACGTGCTGGCGATGCAGGGAGCGCCGGCGACAGCGGGGTCGCTGATCCTCAAGGGGTATCGGCCGCCTTACGATGCGACTGCTGTGTCACGGCTGGAGGCCGCGGGAGCGGTGCTGCTGGGCAAGCTGAACTGCGATGAGTTTGCCATGGGCAGCTCGAATGAGAATTCGGCATATGGGCCGGTCCGGAACCCGCGGTCGACAGACAGGGTGCCGGGCGGGTCGAGCGGAGGCTCGGCGGCTGCGGTGGCCGCGAACCTTGCAGTTGCGTCGCTTGGGACGGATACGGGAGGGTCGATCCGGCAGCCTGCGGCGTTTTGCGGCGTTGTCGGAGTGCTTCCGACATATGGGCGGGTGAGCCGCTATGGATTGATTGCCTTCGCTTCGTCGCTCGATCGGGTGGGGCCGCTCACAAAGAACGTCAAGGATGCCGCGACTGTCCTGCAGGTGCTTGCGGGACAGGACCATCTGGACGCAACGTCTTCCGAACGGCCGGTTGGGAACTATGTGGCGGGGTTGGAGAAGCCGGTTGAAGGACTGAAGATCGGTGTGCCGGAGGAGTACTTCGGCGAGGGATTGGATCCTGAGATTCGGGCTGCGATCGAGAAGGTCCTCGACGGCCTCAAGGACGAAAAATGCATCGCTAAGCCGGTGAGTCTTCCGCACACCAAGTATGCGATTCCGACTTATTACGTCATTGCGACGGCGGAGGCGTCGGCGAACCTGTCGCGGTTTGACGGCGTGCGGTTTGGCCTGCGGGATGGCGATGCGAAGGCGCTCGCGGATATGTACCGCAAGACGAGAGACGCGGGGTTTGGAGCCGAGGTCAAGCGGCGCATCCTGCTGGGAACCTACTCGCTGAGCGCGGGGTACTACGATGCCTACTACAAGAAGGCGCAGCAGGTTCGGACGCTGCTGACGCGCGACTTTCTGGCGGCGTTTGCCGATGTGGATGTACTGGTAGCTCCGGTAACTCCGACGCCGGCGTTCCGGCTGGGAGAGAAGACGGACGATCCGGTGAAGATGTACCTAGAGGACATCTACTCGGTGGCGGCCAGTCTGGCGGGTCTGTGCGGCGTGAGTGTTCCTTGCGGTGAGACCAGGGACGGTCTTCCCATCGGTGTGCAGATACTCGGCAAGCACTTCGACGAAGAGACGATGCTGCGTGTGGCGCAGGCGGTCGAGACGGAGCAGGGTCGGCAGGCAGGTATGGCGAGCGACTAG
- a CDS encoding SLBB domain-containing protein: protein MQSGSPALFKLACVVLLTVGSAAFAQSADPTQILGSLSTQQPTACNPTDLGCGVQPSVETNTQQTSSQQQQRNQGIFLGQENTQYGNNNNNNNNNETTPQTTSRLNQREQVRLPLDSPTEFQQFVANSIGRSLPVYGASLFRNPPTTFAPLDLVPVTPDYLIGPGDELLIRAWGQITLNGRYLVDRSGNVYIPQVGAVRVTGMAFGQVQDYLKSQMSRVFRNFDLNVSMGQLRSIQVFVVGQARRPGTYTISSLSTLVNALFATGGPSLQGSLRHIQLRRAGKTVVEFDLYDLLLHGDKSNDAPLLPGDVIYIPPVGAQVAVSGSVNVPAIYELKSPGNTTVDDMLQMAGGLTSVAQGEKVRLERVDNRRTRSMIEVALDAQGKATTLQDGDLLEFVAVTGEYKDAVTLRGNVANPGRYAWRTGMRIRDLLPDKESLITRDYWLKRSKLGQPMLTYVPTCLPTSGYGIPSLRYGLPFGEEGDNPNWRYSSTRNMNLFGLPFGNQEGVSEKRSDTEDVDSSTTDGALDCGEIPSTATSATGNNDRYTPPSGASQTPQQATSTQSGTANASVGPSVANSSSGKFRPRNDVKLNEPDIDWSYAVIERQSKEDLTTFLLPFNLGKLVLQGDASQNLELLPGDVVTIFSKADIHVPQAEQTRFVRLEGEFKSSGIYSVRPGETLRQLIRRAGGLTPDAYLYGAEFTRESTRREQQQRLNQYVDQIALQVSTNATNNVGQAISAQDAAALAAAQQQGQSVVNSLRRAKATGRIVLQIPADSQDLDQLPDLPLEDGDKFIVPRIPSTVNVDGAVYDQNSFVFNPHKRLGDYLREAGGANRDADKSRAYVVRASGAVISKQYSSSLRGSGFESLHLYPGDTIIVPLNLDKGRTIRLIVNLAQIAGQLGIAIAAGNVVFR, encoded by the coding sequence ATGCAGTCAGGCTCACCCGCGTTGTTCAAGCTTGCGTGTGTGGTTCTATTGACCGTTGGGAGCGCAGCGTTTGCTCAGTCAGCAGACCCTACTCAGATTCTCGGAAGCCTGTCGACGCAGCAGCCGACTGCGTGCAATCCAACCGATCTAGGATGCGGGGTGCAACCCAGCGTCGAGACCAATACGCAGCAGACCAGTTCTCAGCAGCAGCAGCGCAATCAGGGCATCTTTCTCGGACAGGAAAATACGCAATACGGCAATAACAATAACAATAACAATAATAATGAAACGACGCCCCAGACGACGTCGAGGTTGAACCAGAGGGAGCAGGTCCGTCTGCCGCTGGATTCGCCAACTGAGTTTCAGCAGTTTGTGGCGAACTCGATCGGGAGATCGCTGCCTGTTTATGGGGCGTCGCTTTTCCGCAATCCGCCGACGACCTTTGCGCCACTGGATCTGGTGCCGGTGACGCCGGATTATCTCATTGGTCCGGGTGACGAACTTCTGATCCGGGCATGGGGACAGATCACGCTCAACGGCCGCTACCTGGTTGACCGCTCTGGCAACGTCTATATTCCCCAGGTTGGCGCTGTACGTGTTACCGGAATGGCGTTTGGGCAGGTGCAGGATTACCTCAAGAGCCAGATGAGCCGGGTCTTTCGCAACTTTGATCTCAACGTGAGCATGGGGCAGTTGCGTTCGATTCAGGTGTTTGTGGTCGGGCAGGCCAGGCGGCCGGGAACCTACACGATCAGCTCTCTGAGCACATTGGTTAATGCGCTGTTTGCGACAGGCGGCCCGTCGCTGCAGGGCAGCCTGCGCCATATCCAGTTACGCCGGGCGGGAAAGACTGTTGTCGAGTTCGATCTGTACGATCTTCTGCTGCACGGTGACAAGTCGAACGACGCGCCGTTGCTGCCTGGGGATGTGATCTACATTCCGCCTGTGGGGGCCCAGGTTGCGGTATCTGGCAGCGTCAATGTCCCTGCGATCTATGAGTTGAAGTCGCCGGGGAACACGACGGTCGACGATATGCTGCAAATGGCAGGCGGCCTGACGAGTGTCGCGCAGGGAGAAAAGGTTCGTCTGGAGCGCGTCGACAACCGCAGGACGCGGAGCATGATCGAGGTGGCGCTGGACGCCCAGGGAAAGGCGACGACGCTGCAGGACGGCGATCTGCTGGAGTTTGTGGCGGTGACGGGAGAATACAAAGACGCGGTGACGCTTCGGGGTAACGTGGCGAATCCGGGGCGGTACGCGTGGAGAACCGGCATGCGTATTCGCGACCTGCTGCCGGACAAAGAATCTCTCATTACGAGGGACTATTGGCTGAAGCGCAGTAAGCTTGGCCAGCCGATGCTGACTTACGTCCCGACGTGTCTTCCCACGTCCGGCTATGGGATTCCGAGTTTGCGCTACGGCCTTCCCTTCGGAGAAGAGGGAGACAACCCTAACTGGAGATACTCATCCACGAGAAATATGAACCTGTTCGGTCTTCCTTTTGGGAACCAGGAAGGCGTTTCTGAGAAGAGATCTGACACGGAAGACGTCGATTCGTCGACAACCGACGGAGCCCTGGACTGCGGAGAGATTCCGAGCACAGCGACATCCGCGACGGGCAACAACGATCGGTACACTCCGCCCTCGGGGGCCTCTCAGACGCCTCAACAGGCGACATCCACCCAATCAGGTACGGCCAATGCGAGTGTCGGTCCCAGCGTGGCCAATTCTTCGTCAGGAAAGTTCCGCCCGCGCAACGACGTCAAGCTGAACGAGCCGGATATTGATTGGAGCTACGCTGTCATTGAACGACAGAGCAAGGAAGATCTGACGACATTTCTGCTGCCGTTCAATCTTGGTAAGCTCGTGCTGCAGGGCGACGCTTCGCAGAACCTGGAGTTGCTGCCGGGAGATGTTGTGACGATCTTCTCCAAGGCGGACATCCACGTTCCACAGGCGGAGCAGACTCGATTTGTGCGTCTGGAGGGAGAGTTCAAGTCCTCGGGAATTTACAGCGTGAGGCCCGGGGAGACTCTGCGGCAACTGATTCGACGTGCCGGAGGCCTGACACCGGACGCCTACCTTTATGGAGCGGAGTTCACGCGTGAGTCGACGCGCCGCGAACAACAGCAGCGCTTAAATCAATATGTTGATCAGATCGCGCTTCAGGTGAGCACGAATGCTACGAACAACGTGGGCCAGGCCATTAGTGCACAGGACGCGGCGGCTCTGGCCGCGGCGCAACAGCAAGGCCAAAGCGTGGTGAATAGCCTGAGGCGAGCAAAAGCGACCGGCCGAATCGTGCTTCAGATTCCTGCCGACAGCCAGGACCTGGATCAACTCCCAGACCTTCCGTTGGAGGATGGAGACAAGTTTATTGTGCCTCGCATCCCGTCAACCGTGAACGTCGATGGAGCGGTTTACGATCAGAACTCTTTTGTCTTCAATCCTCACAAACGGCTTGGAGATTATC
- the gatC gene encoding Asp-tRNA(Asn)/Glu-tRNA(Gln) amidotransferase subunit GatC, which translates to MSEQAGVTLDDVRRVAELANLELTAEEEPRMQRDLNAILGYVAQLNELDTKSVPPMAQVGEVLGGDMSKHGETLRQDALQPSVDRVPVMAAAPETDGRFFKVPKVIER; encoded by the coding sequence ATGAGCGAACAGGCCGGCGTAACCCTCGATGACGTTCGACGGGTGGCGGAGTTGGCAAATCTGGAGTTGACCGCGGAAGAAGAGCCGCGCATGCAGCGGGACCTTAACGCGATTCTGGGGTACGTCGCTCAGTTGAATGAGCTGGATACGAAGAGCGTGCCCCCGATGGCGCAGGTCGGCGAGGTGCTTGGCGGCGATATGTCGAAGCACGGGGAGACGCTGCGGCAGGATGCACTGCAGCCATCTGTGGACCGGGTTCCGGTGATGGCTGCCGCTCCCGAGACAGACGGGCGATTCTTCAAGGTTCCCAAGGTGATTGAGCGGTAG